The DNA window TACACAACTAGAAGTCCATTTAGGGCCCTCGTAACTAAGAAAATATggatgcttaaaaaaaaagtaaataaattcagAATACAGAATTTGGGTATTCCCTAAATGATTGAAACTCTGAATTCCTGAAAGTCGGTCAGCTGTTCTTCATTTGTTcgatacaaatttaattcgtTCAGTTCAGCAGTTCAGCAACCCAGAGGCTGCtgaaaatgttgttaaattgCTGAAAAGCCAGGGTCTCAATTcgaggaaaaaaaatgaactcaCTTCAATTccttatttacatatatttagtGATTCCTTTCATGTTGTAACCAAAGTCGtcttcttaattttaaattctcaCTAGccttttaagcaatttaacaaagttttcaacattttccgaagtttgctatatttttttaaaataatttttttatttccagaGAACGGTTGTAATTTTCagatattataaattaatttttttgtttaagatcAAGACTTTGATTCACGCCAAGTGATTAACTTAAACTTAGGCCTCACATGGGTGGACATTGTTATAAGCACACCTCTCACCATTAGCACACATAATGGAGAAACTGAGCTGCAAGAAAATCGTTGAGTTgatcaaaatttatttctttttgtcaGTTTTGTGAGTTTATAATGGTACATTGTATGTTAAGGTGTAAAGATTTATTCACACCTTTTAATAGGTCTACTTATCGAATAAACTGAGACTAGCGTATAAGGAGGTTAGTTTCGCTGTGCTTTCGAAATACAAATATGTTATACAAATAAACCTACAAGCTTCGAATATTAAAGCGGGCTTTGACCTTCTATCCGATATAAACTATAAGGTAAGGTACCGCAGGGCTTTGTCCAGAAAACTCTTTTCCTTCGAATTTTTTTGTGGATACTGGTGCATATTATCCTTCTTGCCTTCCTCGCTTTGTTGTGGGTGCTCAGAGTAAGGGGTCTTGACGTACTCCCTCTTCAACACCATACTGATAATGCGGTATCCAGTGGAGCGTTGCTTGGACCGCGTTATCACCTGGGAGCGGGGTCGCACCGGTGGTGCAGAAACGGAACCGTGGACTCCCGATTCAGCGGAAATTGAATCCGGGCAGGAGACGCCGTCGCAGCTATAATAAGAGACGCTGCTGCGTGGTGAATGGGAGCTACTGTCATAGGCTTCGTCGCCGCAGGTGTAATTCTCGGGCAGCCCAGGTAAATTGAAGCTTTTGACATTCAAGGCATCAGACACCGCATAAGAAATGCATTTGGCCTCTAGGTATAAAAGCGGCTCATCAAAGGCCTCGTCGGCACTGAATGTAGGACTGGAGCAGCGCTCGACGTTCAGGTCTGTCATTCGAGCCCGATGAAGTTTTTGCGCCTGCCGGAGCTGGCGAAGCTCGTGCCGCTTATTCTGTAGTCGTGATACGGACTCCAGACTGTCGATGAACAGATTCAGGTCGCGCTGTGTAAATTGGGCTACGTTCAGGTTGACGGTGGTGGACATCGAGGGCGGGTCCTTTAAGTTCAGGCTTAGGAACTCGGTGCAGATGTATGCTGACATCTTGTAAGTAACAGTCTTGTGGCCAGGCTGGTTGCTGGGCAACTGATACTTAGGGTATGCCTTCGTGGTTTATTTATACGAGACAGGTAGACACAATATTCTTCTTATATTGTGTTTTGAGTGTCTCTATACCTAGGAATGACCTGTGACCTCACCACAGGTAGCCAATAGAAAGCGAATTACACCCAGGAATTTCCCTAATAGCATTTTAATGTCTGGCTTTTCCTAATGTTTAAATTGGGCTACTTAGAAACAAACACGACCCGTCACAGTGACCTGACCCGTCTTCTATAGGCCGTGGATGTATATTGGCGCATGTCCCAGGTCGCAAATAGGTGTTTTGGTGCATCGACTACATCGGAAGTGGGGCAATTTAAGCCTTAAGACTAATCTGCCTGTAGACTGTATGATTTGACTGACATCATAATTAAACTATAAATTGACCCCGACTATATTTCCGATACAATAATCtacaaacttttttgttggttcaaaattttaaatttagcagaactaaaaatgtatccccaaaaaaagttttttttttaaattatgatcgCTTTTGAGATCGTAGGTCATTGTAGGTAAGATACGTTTAgcttgaaaaactttttgaatttttaaaatttaacaatttggcCGGAATCATGCAGCAGTCGaagtacttttttttagcTCCTCAAAAGACTTCCTATAGCTCTATTGTTTCTCAATCTTTttgtaaaaagaaaagtaaaacaaaattaagttaCTTATTAATGTAGAGTTTATAACTTAAAGTTGGTAGTGCTTTGTCCATTCTTGGAGTGGCAGCTTTAAGGGACCTTAATGcagataaaaattaaataaaggtactgtctttttatacccgttacaATTTAAGTCAGAAGTTTTCATCGCATTGAagagacattttcgaccctatgAAGTATATAAGTTAACAACCAGCTCCCAGCGTAAGCTGGCGgcaattttagattttattaatccattttcatatttttatatatcattttacatttttatatatcacTTAATAATCTTTGTATATTATACCAATATATCTCACGTATGGCCACCTTAATATTGTACCACCCTTATGGTGTCCAAGGTCTGAGCCAGCAAAGTGCACCGCTATGGGCCGTTCTTTTATGCTATTGGTGGCCAGCGATCGTATGACTTTAGCAATTTTGTGCTTATTCAGCGAAGATGCCACGAGCATCCGGCcatacttttttctttttgtcaattttataCCCCGACTGGGACTTAAGGCCAGCGGGTGAAAGAAAGTTACCCTCTCAACCTAATCAACGTATTTCTACAGTTGATGTCACAGGCCAACCGCCTCCTTCTATATCATTTGCGGCTAGGAACACTAGGAACAACCACGATCTACCGACCCCTCTGCCACGGTTGTATAGACAGCCGGCTTTAGCCCCGTCACGGAAGTATAGCCAGCCGGCATACAAATGACTCGGTTTTcgatttctgatttttttgagtgcgtgacaaaaaaataagttcaaGTAACTCTAGTCTCGTGCATTTGGACTAGAagttttatgtaaataatttttttttttttgtgttagaCGCATTTTTGGGTTAGACGCCACACAATCGATGCAATAATAAGCTTCGATTCGCTAACGCTAGCAGGAGTAGCATTGGACTTAGGCAATGGCGTAATAAAATGCGTAAACGCCACCGAAAAGCTCTTTGACTGTGAAAACGTCAACTTCACCTAAATCGATGACATAGTGGTACCAAGTTCGGGAAAagatgaatttaaaaaaattaatacgtTTTCAACCTTTAATGAGGCACTTACCTTTAACATCTCGGTCATCGCTACTATTCGAACTATGAGTAACCCGTCTTCTCCAAACTATACCCCTATCCTATTGGGGAGGCAGCAGACTTTGTTAACAAAGAAATCAAGGAACTGCTGAATAATGGTATAATTAGGCCGTCCTAATCCCCATATAACAGCGCTACTTGGGACTGACGATGATGGCATCAGAAAGAAGCGATTAGTAATCGACTTCAGGAAGCTGAATGAGCGAACAGTCGCCGATCGCGTTCCCATGCCACGTATACCCATGATTGTAGCGAACTTGGGGAAAGTCAAATTCTTTACTACCCTAGACTTGAAGTCAGGGTATCATCAAATATATTTGGCTGAAAAAGACCGATAAAAAACCTCGTTCTCAGTTAATGGAGGGAAGTACGATTTTTGCCGACTACCTTTCGGCGTTAAAAACCCAGGTAGTGTTTTTCAAAGAGCCATCGATGATTTGCTGCGGGAAGAAATTGGCAAAATATGTTACGTCTACGTTGAtgatgttataattttttccgaGAATGAAACCGAACATGTTAAGCACATTGACATAGTGCTAAAGCGCCTGCTCGATGCCACCATGAGAATGGCACGGGAAAAGACGAAGTTCCTAAAAGAGAGCGTAGAATTTTTAGGATTTATTGTCACAAGAGGAACCAAAACAGATCCAGAAAAGGTTAGGGTAATAAAAGAGTTCCCCGAACCAAAAAATCTGTTTAGCCTCAGGTCCCTCCTTGGCCTGTAGGAGGCGCGGTTAGCCTTACATTGTGCGGTTTGATCCTATTGCAACAACGCTGGAATCGGAAGCGAACTTCTTTCCAGTTGCAGAAGGCCATCGACGAATTGGCGACAAACTTAAAGGGGGAGAGTTAACAACCAGCGCCCAGCGTAAGCTAGGCAGGgcaattttagattttatcaATCCATTTTCATATctttatttatcattttacATTTACACTCATAGAAAAAAACCAGAATTTCGATGTCAAATCAAGAACGAACGATGTCAAAAGTAGggtaaattcgaattttttttgattcaagAACGAAAGACTATATTCAAGTACGAATTATTCAATTTCGAAGTCTTACATTTAAGAATGAACGTCATCTGTCCAAGTACTCAAAAGTGCTTGAAAAAAGTGCGAAAGATATTAATTTGAGTACGAAAAATTCTTAATGCAAGTATGAAAGTTTCttaacttaagtttttttaaaaatgtttttttgtctctttctcttttttttttttcttttctctttgaCTCCATGTGAAATTAGaatgataaattaatttgtaaaaaaaacagaaaagcaaaccttattttgtttactgcAAGTCGACCCAACCGGGACTCAAACCGGGATTGCGCCACACTGGCATCAGAATTTACTGTGTACTACGCCCGTATAAGAATTCGaagcaatttgtttgcaatcAAATAGCTTCTATTTGCTATACTTTTGAGGTCAACtagataaaaatttaaataaaagcagaacgtttgaaaaaaaaaatataaaaatcaaaaaaaaaatattttataactttgtcTGGGATCTGAGCTCGGGTTCTTAATAGCATACCCAATGTTTGATGTTCCAAGACACTTACCCCCTAGGCCAAtcattttaagaattattcgGCCGATTTTCAAGAACGTTCGTGCTAAAATTATGCGTTCtacttttttctgggtgtatgtatatatataattatactATACCGAAATATCTCACGTATGGCCACCCTAATATTGTACCACCCTTATGGTGTCCAAGATCTGAGCCAGCAAAGTGCACCGCTATGGGCCGTTCTTTTATGCCACGAGCATCCAGCCATACGTTTTACTCTTTGTCAACTTAAGTTTAGTTCACGTTTGTGttccaataaataaagagCCAAAGCTCTTCAACTGAAACTCCGGCGATCGCCCCGACTGAGTCTCAGGGCCAGCGGGTGAAAAAGGGTAGTTACCCACCAGTTGATTTCACAGGCCAACCGCCTCCTTCTATATTAATTGCGGCCAGGACCACTAGCGTTAGCCACGGTCTACCGACCCCCCTGCCACGGTCGTATAGACAGCCGGCTTCACCCCCGTCACGAAAGTATAGTCAGCCGGCACACTAATCACATAAtctatatattcttgatcagcattcGATtcccgtccgtccgtttctacgtaaactagtctctcagttttaaagctatatgcatgaaactttcccagaagttgtcttcctattggaggtagtatataagtcagatcgagccggatcggacgactatagcataaatATAGGAacaagggtaaaaaaaaaagtgcccGGAGTCAACCTTTGACCACTCTGATTTTACACAATTTCTCCGATTGTAAAGCGCCTCTTAAAATCTACATTTCTATgtgtgtattttgttttagcaATATTTATAAGGATAACCCGTCTTCTCCAAACTATACCCCTATCCTATTGGGGAGGCAGCAGACTTTGTTAACAAAGAAATCAAGGAACTGCTGAATAATGGTATAATTAGGCCGTCCTAATCCCCATATAACAGCGCTACTTGGGACTGACGATGATGGCATCAGAAAGAAGCGATTAGTAATCGACTTCAGGAAGCGGAATGAGCGAACAGTCGCCGATCGCGTTCCCATGCCACGTATACCCATGATTGTAGCGAACTTGGGGAAAGTCAAATTCTTTACTACCCTAGACTTGAAGTCAGGGTATCATCAAATATATTTGGCTGAAAAAGACCGATAAAAAACCTCGTTCTCAGTTAATGGAGGGAAGTACGATTTTTGCCGACTACCTTTCGGCGTTAAAAACCCAGGTAGTGTTTTTCAAAGAGCCATCGATGATTTGCTGCGGGAAGAAATTGGCAAAATATGTTACGTCTACGTTGAtgatgttataattttttccgaGAATGAAACCGAACATGTTAAGCACATTGACATAGTGCTAAAGCGCCTGCTCGATGCCACCATGAGAATGGCACGGGAAAAGACGAAGTTCCTAAAAGAGAGCGTAGAATTTTTAGGATTTATTGTCACAAGAGGAACCAAAACAGATCCAGAAAAGGTTAGGGTAATAAAAGAGTTCCCCGAACCAAAAAATCTGTTTAGCCTCAGGTCCCTCCTTGGCCTGTCAAGCTATTACaaaagttttgtaaaaaaCGGGACGGGGTTCTCCGAAGATTTGGTTCGCCGTAGGAGGCGCGGTTAGCCTTACATTGTGCGGTTTGATCCTATTGCAACAACGCTGGAATCGGAAGCGAACTTCTTTCCAGTTGCAGAAGGCCATCGACGAATTGGCGACAAACTTAAAGGGGGAGAGTTAACAACCAGCGCCCAGCGTAAGCTAGGCAGGgcaattttagattttatcaATCCATTTTCATATctttatttatcattttacATTTACACTCATAGAAAAAAACCAGAATTTCGATGTCAAATCAAGAACGAACGATGTCAAAAGTAGggtaaattcgaattttttttgattcaagAACGAAAGACTATATTCAAGTACGAATTATTCAATTTCGAAGTCTTACATTTAAGAATGAACGTCATCTGTCCAAGTACTCAAAAGTGCTTGAAAAAAGTGCGAaagatatttatttgagtACGAAAAATTCTTAATGCAAGTATGAAAGTTTCttaacttaagtttttttaaaaatgtttttttgtctctttctcttttttttttttcttttctctttgaCTCCATGTGAAATTAGaatgataaattaatttgtaaaaaaaacagaaaagcaaaccttattttgtttactgcAAGTCGACCCAACCGGGACTCAAACCGGGATTGCGCCACACTGGCATCAGAATTTACTGTGTACTACGCCCGTATAAGAATTCGaagcaatttgtttgcaatcAAATAGCTTCTATTTGCTATACTTTTGAGGTCAACtagataaaaatttaaataaaagcagaacgtttgaaaaaaaaaatataaaaatcaaaaaaaaatattttataactttgtcTGGGATCTGAGCTCGGGTTCTTAATAGCATACCCAATGTTTGATGTTCCAAGACACTTACCCCCTAGGCCAAtcattttaagaattattcgGCCGATTTTCAAGAACGTTCGTGCTAAAATTATGCGTTCtacttttttctgggtgtatgtatatatataattatactATACCGAAATATCTCACGTATGGCCACCCTAATATTGTACCACCCTTATGGTGTCCAAGATCTGAGCCAGCAAAGTGCACCGCTATGGGCCGTTCTTTTATGCCACGAGCATCCAGCCATACGTTTTACTCTTTGTCAACTTAAGTTTAGTTCACGTTTGTGttccaataaataaagagCCAAAGCTCTTCAACTGAAACTCCGGCGATCGCCCCGACTGAGTCTCAGGGCCAGCGGGTGAAAAAGGGTAGTTACCCACCAGTTGATTTCACAGGCCAACCGCCTCCTTCTATATTAATTGCGGCCAGGACCACTAGCGTTAGCCACGGTCTACCGACCCCCCTGCCACGGTCGTATAGACAGCCGGCTTCACCCCCGTCACGAAAGTATAGTCAGCCGGCACACTAATCACATAAtctatatattcttgatcagcattcGATtcccgtccgtccgtttctacgtaaactagtctctcagttttaaagctatatgcatGAAGCTTTCCCAGaagttgtcttcctattggaggtagtatataagtcagatcgagccggatcggacgactatagcataaatATAGGAacaagggtaaaaaaaaaagtgcccGGAGTCAACCTTTGACCACTCTGATTTTACACAATTTCTCCGATTGTAAAGCGCCTCTTAAAATCTACATTTCTATgtgtgtattttgttttagtaaTATTTATAAGGATATTtagttgtatttttatatagttaaaatatttttgggtaTTAAGACTACTATTTTCTCtccaattgaaaaaaaaatcatgccAACAAAATTATTCATCGCTCAATTAAAATATGACTGTTAGAAGGAACACGTTCTCTGCATTTCTTACATAAAATATCTACTTTACGGAACCAACATAAGCCACAAAATCTGTAATTTAACTAGACTTACAACTTTTGTAAAAAGattgttttaaagattttttttttttttttttttttattaactttgctttatttattgaatcttctcttagctttgagactaacaataagttttcGAATCTTAAGAGTTAAACATTAACTAACAGTGGACTGTAATTTTGGTTGCGCGTCTCTCAAGTTGGTCGCTGGGTAGGTAAGTCATTGCGACGAAGACGGGATTGGTTGCACAACCTTGTTAGACCTCTTGCAAGGTGGTTGGGGTGCAGAGACAGCTTGGTGAGGTACTTATCCTTTTGTTCTGCGATAACTGCTTTGACTGGTGGGATGTTCAAGTCACGATGTATGTTTTCGTTGCGAACGTACCACGGTGCCCCGGTGatcgttctcaggatttttgattgagccCTCTGGATTATGTcgatgttgctattgctagcATTCCCCCATAACTGGGAGCCGTACGTCCATATAGGCTTTAGTACTGAGTTGTACAGCAGGACTTTGTAGTCTAAGCTAAGGGAAGATCGAgcgttgatgagccagtgtagGCTACTGGCTTTCAACTTTAAGTGTGTTCTTTTGGCTTCAATATGCCGGCGCCATGTGAGTCTTCTGTCGAGATGTACTCCTAGATACGTTACTTCGTTTGATTGCGGAAGCAGGGTGTTATTTAATGTGAGGGGTGGGCAGTTTTGCctatttttgttcatttactttaattctCCAATCAGATAGCCATTTTTCAACGTCGGCCAAGTGAAGAGCTAGTTGCGCAGTTGCTTgtattggacattttgaacggctgagtatagctgtatcatcagcaaaagtagatgttgtcagtcgactgcttgtcgggatgtctgctgtgtagaggacatataatgttggcccgagcacgctaccttgggggactccagccaaaatagaaaaatcgtcAGATATGGCAGTGTTACATCTCACAGCAAATTTTCTGTCGTGTAGATAAGACTCTAAAAGTTTGTGAGTGTTGCTGGGAAGCATTGTCTTGATCTTGTACATTAGGCCTTCTAGCCAAACTCTGTCAAACGCTTGAGAGACGTCCAGAAATATGGCGGTGCAGTACTCACGTTTTTCGAACGCGTttcgaatttctgatgttattcggttgacctgctcaatcgttccgtgtttttctcgaaatccgaattggtgtgatggaattccattctggattcgtagatatgtgtttatccgagtcaatatgcatttttcaaagagtttaAATAAGCATGATAGTAGGCTTATAGGTCTGTACGATGTGGGGATTGTGGggtcttttcctggcttcgaaatcattataataattgactttttccatctttttTGAAAGTGGCCATGTTTAGCGATGGCATTGAAGAGATGTGTAATGGTGCGAACGGCACAATATGGAAGCTCCGTGATCATTTTAGGGGTAATGAGGTCGCAGCCTGGAGATTTTCTCGGGTTCATATGGTTTTTGATGATGCTAACGATTTCCAATGGGCGAAACTCGATTGGCTCATGGTGAAGCTGGGTGTCATATGCAAAAGTCGGCAGAGTGAATGCATTGGTGGCAGGATTTGgttgaaagacatttttaaggtgGTCGGCGAATGTGCTGGCTCTATCTTTATCGCTGCGCGCCCAGCCGCCTGAGGGGTTTCTAATAGGCATCACGGTTTCTTTCGGTGAGCTAAGAGATGGGTGGGCTCTCCATAGTGAGTGTTTTGAGCAAGTTGATGACAGTTGCTCTATATAACGGCGCTGGGCATATgattcttcttgttttagagCTTTAGTTAGTTGCCGTGAGGCGTATTTCAAGATCTGCCTAGCAGATGGCGATCTATAGAACTGCCACTCCCGACGTAAGTGCCGCTTTTCTaggacaagctgttcgatttgtagatttgtcttcttttgcttgcattgaaTATTTGAGATTTGGGGTGTGGAAACTTGAGCCGCAGTGACGAGTACGGACTCCAGTGTAGTTACAAAGCTGTCTTTGTCAGCTTCGTCGTTGAGGCGAGGACATAGCTCAATATGTgagctaatatattttctaaacttgagccagttggttttttgtgaGGTCAGGTTAAACTGGTGTTCTAATGTTCCTGGTTGTTGGAGAAGATGAAATAAGACCGGCGAGTGATCAGATGAAAGATCCGAAAGGCATTCGGCGCTTAtaagatttttgggaatatttttggttatcgcGAAGTCAATAAGATCGGGTAGTTTCTTTGGGTCTGTCGGCCAGTATGTTGGTCTACCAGAAGAGACATAGTCAAGcttgttgttggattttatgattgcattgtaaagctgcttcccttttggagtcacgaggcgagatccccagtgtgtgtgtttggcattgtagtctcctgctgctataaaaTGGTCACCTAATGTGTTGAAGAACTGCAAAAACTCATATTCGGTTATATTGAAACGAGGGGGGCAGTATACGGCGGCTAGAGTTAGTTGGTTGCCGGTAATCAGTTGTATGCTTATAGATGTGGCCTGTAGTTAGTTTTTAgcagttttgttataatagtGGTGCTTAATACGACTTCTGATAAGAATGCCAGTCccaccatgtgctttaccgtcCGGATGATTTGTTCCATAGAATGAGTAGcctcttatttgaaaattgtatctgtttgTAAGTGTGTTTCTGAAAGTAGCATTACATCGATGTGATTGTCGAGTAGAAAAGTTGCTTTGTGTCTGCTCCGTTGGTTGACATTGTTGAGTCATGTTGTGTTCTAGACATGCTGCTTGTGGAAATGAAGTTTTAGATACAGGAGGAGCCAGTCCTAATTTTAGAGCGCTTGCAaatgtcacatttttgttggGGGTTACGGGTCCTAGTGAGGAGCTGGGTGCAGTTGAAAAGAAGACTTCagggtttgattttgatgctgTGAGCTGTGCGTTGTGGGAGCGGGCAGTGGTTCCTCGTTGATGGATGCGACTTTTTAGCTCCTTGTATATTGGGCAACCTCTGTAGTTGGCTGTATGATTGCCGCCACAGTTGCCGCACTTTTTTACATTGGAGTCGTTTTTGCTCGCTGGGCAGAGTGCTGAGTCATGAAGGTCTCCACAAACTACACACACTGGGCGTAGTGTGCAGTATGACTTTGTATGGCCATATTCTTGGCAGTTCGTACATTGTACCGGCCCATTGCGCTTATGTGGTTGCTCTACTGTGATTCTACGGTGGAGAAGGAACTGAagtttgtatatggggtgcactTTGTTTCTATTAAGGGGCTTAGTTTCCGGTTCGAGCTCTATCTTGAAGAGTGGTTGCGGTTTCCTATCCCTGTTCAAGATATTGAAGACTGTCTTAGTGTTAAAGCCTTTGTCTTGTAGtgcattttttacttcttcaggTGTTACATCGGATTCAATTCCTTTAAGTACAACTTGCAGACCCTTGCTGCTTTTAAGTTGGATCGTGCCGAAGTTATTTTTCTTGTCATTAAGATATTTAGACAACACTCGGTAATTGTCTTCGTTCttcgtttgaacttttgtttcgtGTATGCTGCCCTTCACAAGGGGAATTATATGgaagttatcttttccaataagctcaattattttgttaacaagttCATTGCAGCTTTTCTCCCGGATGTATATTGGGGGGGGCTTCGGTTTCTTCTTCTCAGCTTCGGTAGCTTCGTCAACCTCTTCGTCAGTAGCGtcttccaaaattttaaatctgtttgtaTTAATGGGCGTTTCAGTCTCAGCTGAATTATAATTGGCACGGGTTATTTTTCGCTTAGAATTTAGGGGGCTCAGCtttcttttgatttggatgaagcgatccataccagtctgcacagccggccttttattttcgttgcttattgtgtatttttcgggcagcgcagcgaacgctgtttttgtgttggctacgggtttgtttatcgatggcgaagttgctgatgatgataataaaCGGTTGGTCGATaccgttgctgctgttgttgttgttgttgttgttgttaccgtTGCAGTGGTTAAAGACACTGCTGTGCTACTTATTGTTGATAAGCGTAGGTCAGTGCATACATGCATTGGAGTACACTCGGCACTTTTTGGCTTTAGAGACATCGATGGTAGCGCGGGAGAACAAGAGCGCGCTCTCTCGCTCGTTACATTCAAGAGGTCAGTCGAACTGGGGGTGATTGACCGCGTATTGTCTGggtttgcataattttcggtTGCAGTAAACGAGAAATATGATTATTTCTGATCGATGAGAGCCGTCTCTCGTCTTGCTCGCGCTGACGTTGCATGCGG is part of the Drosophila gunungcola strain Sukarami unplaced genomic scaffold, Dgunungcola_SK_2 000010F, whole genome shotgun sequence genome and encodes:
- the LOC128263658 gene encoding uncharacterized protein LOC128263658 produces the protein MSAYICTEFLSLNLKDPPSMSTTVNLNVAQFTQRDLNLFIDSLESVSRLQNKRHELRQLRQAQKLHRARMTDLNVERCSSPTFSADEAFDEPLLYLEAKCISYAVSDALNVKSFNLPGLPENYTCGDEAYDSSSHSPRSSVSYYSCDGVSCPDSISAESGVHGSVSAPPVRPRSQVITRSKQRSTGYRIISMVLKREYVKTPYSEHPQQSEEGKKDNMHQYPQKNSKEKSFLDKALRYLTL